The proteins below are encoded in one region of Sandaracinaceae bacterium:
- a CDS encoding alkaline phosphatase family protein: MTAKHLVIGLDGADVDVIEGLGPEQLPAIFGLMRRGAWARLESVKPPATLPNWTTFLTGVDPGRHGVFDFTSRRGYGVAFTAGTIREAPTVAARLDRLGKRCALVGFPATWPPEQLEHGVFMSGWDSPVAFEADRSFVWPRSLHDEMTSRFGPSRFDDVDEFDAERPGWHARLPAQLVERVARKTELARWLLERDDWDLFAFYFGESDTAAHHLWAFHDPSSPRHRAGHEDALAQVYRALDAAVAALVDAAGDDVEITLVSDHGSGGASDRVLYLNRALAEAGLLRFRPRSWTGPLVGRAKDLALTALPGRARQALFSAAGRALPGWVESRARFGAIDFPRTRAFSDELNYFPAVWLNLRGRDPDGTVDPRDVEHVRRDVQDALQSLRDPWTGAPVVREVVPREALYDGPHVERAPDLIVELELSPGGSYNVMPSASAPPGTGPWRKLAPEEHLGRKGRSLPGSHRERGLYVAAGPRVAAGEIRARMPDATATLLARMGVTPAPEMSGRVLREALARRASGVALPDAAPPASAALRHARGDRTALERRLRALGYID, translated from the coding sequence ATGACCGCAAAACACCTCGTCATCGGGCTCGACGGCGCGGACGTCGACGTCATCGAGGGGCTCGGCCCCGAGCAGCTCCCCGCGATCTTCGGGCTGATGCGGCGCGGCGCGTGGGCGCGGCTGGAGAGCGTCAAGCCGCCCGCGACGCTGCCGAACTGGACGACCTTCCTCACCGGCGTCGATCCGGGGCGGCACGGCGTCTTCGACTTCACCTCCCGGCGCGGCTACGGCGTCGCGTTCACCGCGGGCACCATCCGCGAGGCGCCCACCGTCGCCGCGCGCCTCGACCGGCTCGGCAAGCGCTGCGCCCTCGTGGGCTTCCCGGCCACCTGGCCCCCCGAGCAGCTCGAGCACGGCGTCTTCATGAGCGGCTGGGACTCCCCCGTCGCCTTCGAGGCGGACCGCTCCTTCGTCTGGCCTCGCTCGCTGCACGACGAGATGACATCCCGCTTCGGCCCGAGCCGCTTCGACGACGTCGACGAGTTCGACGCCGAGCGCCCCGGCTGGCACGCCCGCTTGCCCGCGCAGCTCGTCGAGCGCGTGGCCCGCAAGACCGAGCTCGCGCGCTGGCTCCTCGAGCGCGACGACTGGGATCTCTTCGCCTTCTACTTCGGCGAGAGCGACACCGCCGCCCACCACCTCTGGGCGTTCCACGACCCCTCGTCCCCGCGCCACCGCGCCGGCCACGAGGACGCGCTCGCGCAGGTGTATCGCGCGCTCGACGCGGCCGTCGCCGCGCTGGTGGACGCCGCGGGCGACGACGTCGAGATCACCCTGGTGAGCGACCACGGCTCGGGCGGCGCGAGCGACCGCGTGCTCTACCTCAACCGCGCGCTCGCGGAGGCGGGCCTGCTCCGCTTCCGGCCGCGCTCGTGGACGGGCCCGCTCGTCGGCCGGGCCAAGGATCTCGCCCTGACCGCGCTGCCCGGCCGCGCGCGCCAGGCGCTCTTCTCGGCCGCCGGCCGCGCGCTCCCGGGCTGGGTCGAGTCCCGCGCCCGCTTCGGCGCCATCGACTTCCCGCGCACCCGCGCGTTCTCGGACGAGCTCAACTACTTCCCCGCCGTCTGGCTCAACCTGCGCGGGCGCGACCCGGACGGCACGGTCGATCCGCGCGACGTCGAGCACGTGAGAAGAGACGTGCAAGACGCGCTGCAGTCGCTCCGCGACCCGTGGACCGGCGCGCCCGTGGTCCGTGAGGTCGTGCCGCGCGAGGCCCTGTACGACGGGCCCCACGTCGAGCGCGCGCCGGATCTCATCGTCGAGCTCGAGCTGTCCCCTGGCGGCTCCTACAACGTCATGCCCAGCGCGAGCGCGCCGCCCGGCACCGGCCCGTGGAGGAAGCTCGCCCCGGAGGAGCACCTCGGGCGCAAGGGACGCAGCCTCCCCGGCAGCCACCGCGAGCGCGGCCTCTACGTCGCGGCGGGGCCCCGGGTCGCCGCGGGCGAGATCCGAGCGCGCATGCCCGACGCGACCGCGACCCTGCTCGCGCGCATGGGCGTGACGCCGGCGCCGGAGATGAGCGGGCGGGTGCTGCGGGAGGCGCTGGCCCGCCGGGCCTCGGGCGTGGCGCTCCCCGACGCGGCTCCGCCGGCGAGCGCGGCCCTTCGACACGCGCGGGGCGACCGCACCGCGCTCGAGCGGCGGCTCCGCGCGCTCGGGTACATCGACTGA
- a CDS encoding CBS domain-containing protein yields the protein MRPHSPTLAGSMSPFPYSIHPDATLRDARAMMGEHDIHHLPVTAPDGTILGMISDADVLLAGQLAGEKAGDALVETVYAREPYVVDLHAELSEVVGHMAEQRIGSAIVTRRGKLAGILTHTDVCRVLAELLDEISPPPESGRVA from the coding sequence ATGCGACCTCACTCGCCCACCTTGGCAGGCTCCATGTCGCCCTTCCCCTACAGCATTCATCCCGACGCCACCCTGCGTGACGCGCGCGCGATGATGGGCGAGCACGACATCCATCACCTCCCGGTGACCGCTCCCGACGGGACGATCCTCGGCATGATCTCCGACGCCGATGTCCTGCTCGCGGGGCAGCTCGCGGGTGAGAAGGCGGGCGACGCGCTGGTGGAGACCGTCTACGCGCGCGAGCCCTACGTGGTGGATCTCCACGCGGAGCTCTCCGAGGTGGTCGGGCACATGGCGGAGCAGCGCATCGGCTCCGCCATCGTCACCCGCCGCGGCAAGCTCGCCGGGATCCTGACCCACACCGACGTGTGCCGCGTCCTCGCCGAGCTGCTCGACGAGATCAGCCCGCCCCCCGAGAGCGGGCGCGTGGCGTGA
- a CDS encoding class I SAM-dependent methyltransferase — protein MLGRMDWDLYWRFERFRRRCDPLDFRKWKSDSQRALKGLYPGAPRLLDSTAGLGDHTVNLAEAGFVVEACDRSPVAREATREALEAAGLDVPVFDAEWAALDRPGRYDVIFNDALHWIEDPAALRAALAGFYDALAPGGALVFFFADAAKPHEGYGLELMDWDWDHMERERVAWEHTLEGRTVTLTVLAQRNATTIDEHHVYLDRQDGAPPEASALTMTRIYRWDWHGVAPLLTEVGFTELRSDHFENTAKGYTFAMSRAFKPA, from the coding sequence ATGCTCGGTCGGATGGACTGGGATCTCTACTGGCGCTTCGAGCGCTTTCGGCGGCGCTGCGACCCGCTCGACTTCCGCAAGTGGAAGAGCGACAGCCAGCGCGCGCTGAAGGGGCTCTACCCCGGCGCGCCGCGCCTGCTCGACTCGACCGCGGGGCTCGGCGACCACACCGTCAACCTCGCCGAGGCGGGCTTCGTGGTGGAGGCGTGCGATCGGAGCCCCGTGGCGCGGGAGGCCACACGCGAGGCGCTCGAGGCCGCGGGGCTGGACGTGCCGGTGTTCGACGCGGAGTGGGCCGCGCTCGATCGACCTGGGCGCTACGACGTGATCTTCAACGACGCGCTCCACTGGATCGAGGACCCGGCGGCGCTCCGCGCGGCGCTCGCGGGCTTCTACGACGCGCTCGCGCCCGGCGGCGCCCTGGTCTTCTTCTTCGCCGACGCCGCCAAGCCGCACGAGGGCTATGGCCTGGAGCTGATGGACTGGGACTGGGATCACATGGAGCGCGAGCGCGTCGCCTGGGAGCACACGCTCGAGGGACGCACGGTGACCCTGACGGTGCTCGCGCAGCGCAACGCGACGACGATCGACGAGCACCACGTCTATCTCGATCGGCAAGACGGAGCGCCGCCCGAAGCGAGCGCGCTGACGATGACGCGCATCTACCGCTGGGACTGGCACGGCGTCGCGCCGCTCCTGACCGAGGTCGGCTTCACGGAGCTCCGCAGCGACCACTTCGAGAACACCGCCAAGGGCTACACCTTCGCGATGAGCCGCGCGTTCAAGCCCGCCTGA
- a CDS encoding aldo/keto reductase has product MRAVGPYACFPVGLGAMNLSFGGAPSRAEAIRVVRAALDAGVTLIDSADVYAPHADAVGHNEALLAEATRGRDVTLATKGGVIRRGEDEWLHDGRPAHLEAACEASLRRLGRETIDLYYLHAVDDAVPIEESVGALLRLRERGWIREIGVSNVDRAQLERAASVAPIVAVQNEASPYRPGWERDGVLAWCEAQGAAFVAHSPMGGWRAGRTAHLSGLSAVADEVGASPFQVILAWLLGSSDRVVPIAGASRPESVLSSVAAASLRLTETQRRRVAGAVAESAP; this is encoded by the coding sequence GTGCGCGCGGTCGGGCCCTACGCCTGCTTCCCGGTCGGCCTCGGCGCGATGAACCTCTCCTTCGGGGGAGCGCCATCGCGCGCCGAGGCCATTCGCGTGGTGCGCGCCGCGCTCGACGCGGGCGTCACCCTGATCGACAGCGCCGACGTCTACGCGCCGCACGCCGACGCGGTGGGCCACAACGAAGCTCTCCTGGCCGAGGCCACACGCGGGCGCGACGTCACCCTCGCGACGAAGGGCGGCGTGATCCGGCGCGGCGAGGACGAGTGGCTGCACGACGGCCGCCCCGCGCACCTCGAGGCGGCGTGCGAGGCGAGCCTGCGACGGCTCGGGCGCGAGACGATCGACCTCTACTATCTGCACGCGGTCGACGACGCGGTGCCCATCGAGGAGAGCGTCGGGGCGCTGCTCCGTCTCCGCGAGCGCGGCTGGATCCGCGAGATCGGCGTCTCCAACGTCGACCGCGCGCAGCTCGAGCGGGCCGCCTCCGTGGCGCCCATCGTCGCGGTGCAGAACGAGGCGAGCCCCTACCGTCCGGGCTGGGAGCGGGACGGAGTCCTGGCCTGGTGTGAAGCGCAGGGCGCCGCGTTCGTGGCCCACTCGCCCATGGGCGGATGGCGGGCGGGGCGCACCGCGCACCTCTCGGGCCTGAGCGCCGTGGCGGACGAGGTCGGCGCGAGCCCGTTCCAGGTGATCCTCGCCTGGCTGCTCGGATCCTCCGACCGGGTCGTGCCCATCGCGGGCGCCAGCCGCCCCGAGAGCGTCCTCTCCAGCGTCGCCGCAGCCTCGCTGCGTTTGACCGAGACGCAACGGCGCAGGGTCGCGGGCGCCGTCGCCGAGAGCGCGCCTTGA
- a CDS encoding GDSL-type esterase/lipase family protein, giving the protein MSARGRLARAGLALGATVGALLSAEIALRVLDVRPDRFPQTARLETEDKRVGLDLYPDDPRGTFPIDLRDPSARGRWVGRFPELAERWARTPHGVAFRYSEELCRGDVPAPSERRRVLVIGDSFAEGQGVVEAETFAARLDSALDAEVINCARRGYDFPTLRTWFEARLSLEPDVALYAMVLNDPERSPAFQARQRYIDDWIVDRRRMFSRGDGSPPFWEPRFFSLVADRVEGVRVQSETTRWYREMVGPENAEGWAATLAHVEAMDAAMRARGGRLVVAIWPLLVDLADYPFEATHARIREALEARGVTVVDTLDAFRGRDAASLWVHPADRHPNGRAHALFAEAVRPALQ; this is encoded by the coding sequence GTGAGCGCGAGGGGACGGCTCGCCCGCGCGGGGCTCGCCCTGGGCGCGACCGTCGGGGCGCTGCTCTCGGCCGAGATCGCGCTGCGGGTGCTGGATGTGCGGCCGGATCGGTTCCCGCAGACGGCGCGCCTGGAGACCGAGGACAAGCGGGTCGGGCTGGATCTGTATCCCGACGATCCGAGGGGGACGTTCCCGATCGATCTGCGCGACCCGTCGGCGCGCGGCCGCTGGGTGGGACGCTTCCCCGAGCTCGCGGAGCGCTGGGCGCGAACACCGCACGGGGTGGCCTTCCGGTACTCCGAAGAGCTCTGTCGGGGCGACGTGCCCGCTCCGTCCGAGCGGCGCCGGGTCCTGGTGATCGGAGACTCGTTCGCCGAGGGGCAGGGCGTGGTGGAGGCGGAGACGTTCGCCGCGCGGCTGGACAGCGCGCTCGACGCCGAGGTGATCAACTGCGCGCGGCGGGGCTACGACTTCCCGACGCTGCGGACGTGGTTCGAGGCGCGGCTCTCGCTCGAGCCCGACGTGGCGCTCTACGCGATGGTGCTCAACGATCCGGAGCGCTCTCCGGCCTTCCAGGCGCGCCAGCGCTACATCGACGACTGGATCGTCGACCGGCGCCGCATGTTCAGCCGCGGCGACGGAAGCCCCCCGTTCTGGGAGCCGCGCTTCTTCTCGCTCGTCGCCGACCGCGTGGAGGGCGTGCGCGTGCAGTCCGAGACGACGCGCTGGTACCGCGAGATGGTCGGCCCGGAGAACGCCGAGGGCTGGGCCGCGACGCTCGCGCACGTCGAGGCGATGGACGCGGCGATGCGCGCGCGGGGCGGGCGGCTCGTGGTCGCGATCTGGCCGCTGCTGGTCGACCTCGCCGACTACCCGTTCGAGGCGACCCACGCGCGCATCCGCGAGGCGCTCGAGGCGCGCGGCGTGACGGTGGTCGACACCCTCGACGCGTTCCGGGGGCGTGACGCGGCCTCGCTCTGGGTCCACCCCGCGGACCGGCACCCGAACGGGCGCGCCCACGCGCTCTTCGCCGAGGCGGTCCGGCCCGCCCTCCAGTAA
- a CDS encoding carbamoyltransferase: protein MRVLGLSCWYHDSAACLLEDGVIVAAAQEERFTRKKHDEDFPRNAVRYCLAEAGSAQVDAVAFYDKPILKLHRILETSLGVAPRGLRPFLTALPIWMKDKLWIEPKIGDALAELGVSSERKEEPPVFFPEHHLSHAASAFYPSPFDEAAVLTLDGVGEWATATLGVGEGADLKLLEQLDFPHSLGLLYSAFTYFTGFKVNSGEYKLMGLAPYGEGVHTQTILEHLVDLKDDGSFRLNMDYFGYLDDVVMTNHRFAALFGGPPRSADARITAREMDLAKSVQEVTEEIVLRAARHARDVTGKRHLCLAGGVALNCVANGRLLREGIFDDLWIQPAAGDAGGAVGAAYAAWHGALDGPRPSVTRDRMQGAYLGPEFSAAQIREWLDAQGYPYEAHEDDAAWAEAVSAHLADEKVVGLFQGRMEFGPRALGNRSIVGDPRSPRMQSVMNLKIKQRESFRPFAPSVLEERVSDFFELDRPSPYMLLVAPVLESRREAVDARGDATDLIAWVNQKRSDVPAITHVDFSARIQTVSRETNPRYHALIRAFEARTGYGIVVNTSFNVRGEPIVCTPEDAYRCFRATEMDVLSLGPFVLKKSAQPGDDAAFERRFAAD, encoded by the coding sequence ATGCGCGTGCTCGGACTCAGCTGCTGGTACCACGACTCCGCCGCGTGTCTGCTCGAGGACGGAGTCATCGTCGCGGCCGCGCAGGAGGAGCGCTTCACCCGCAAGAAGCACGACGAGGACTTCCCGCGCAACGCCGTGCGCTATTGCCTCGCCGAGGCGGGCAGCGCGCAGGTGGACGCGGTCGCGTTCTACGACAAGCCCATCCTCAAGCTGCACCGCATCCTCGAGACGAGCCTCGGCGTGGCGCCGCGCGGGCTGCGGCCCTTCCTCACCGCGCTGCCGATCTGGATGAAGGACAAGCTCTGGATCGAGCCGAAGATCGGTGACGCGCTGGCCGAGCTCGGCGTGTCGAGTGAACGGAAGGAGGAGCCGCCGGTCTTCTTCCCGGAGCACCACCTCAGCCACGCGGCGAGCGCGTTCTACCCGTCGCCCTTCGACGAGGCGGCCGTGCTCACGCTGGACGGGGTCGGCGAGTGGGCGACAGCCACGCTCGGGGTGGGCGAAGGCGCGGACCTGAAGCTCCTCGAGCAGCTCGACTTCCCGCACAGCCTCGGCCTGCTCTACAGCGCGTTCACGTACTTCACGGGCTTCAAGGTCAACAGCGGCGAGTACAAGCTGATGGGGCTCGCGCCCTACGGGGAGGGGGTGCACACCCAGACGATCCTCGAGCACCTGGTCGACCTGAAAGACGACGGGTCGTTCCGGCTGAACATGGACTACTTCGGCTACCTCGACGACGTGGTCATGACCAACCACCGCTTCGCCGCGCTCTTCGGCGGGCCCCCTCGGTCAGCGGACGCGCGCATCACGGCGCGCGAGATGGACCTCGCGAAGTCGGTGCAGGAGGTGACCGAGGAGATCGTCCTGCGCGCCGCGCGTCACGCGCGCGACGTCACGGGCAAGCGGCACCTCTGCCTGGCGGGCGGCGTGGCGTTGAACTGCGTCGCCAACGGGCGGCTGCTGCGCGAGGGGATCTTCGACGATCTGTGGATCCAGCCCGCGGCGGGCGACGCGGGGGGCGCGGTCGGCGCGGCCTACGCGGCGTGGCACGGGGCGCTGGATGGCCCGCGCCCTTCCGTCACGAGGGACCGCATGCAGGGCGCCTACCTCGGGCCCGAGTTCTCCGCCGCGCAGATCCGCGAGTGGCTCGACGCGCAGGGCTATCCCTACGAAGCGCACGAGGACGACGCGGCCTGGGCGGAGGCGGTCTCCGCGCACCTCGCGGACGAGAAGGTGGTCGGCCTCTTCCAGGGCCGGATGGAGTTCGGGCCGCGCGCGCTCGGCAACCGCTCGATCGTCGGCGACCCGCGCTCGCCGCGCATGCAGTCGGTGATGAACCTGAAGATCAAGCAGCGCGAGAGCTTCCGACCCTTCGCGCCGAGCGTGCTCGAGGAGCGCGTGAGCGACTTCTTCGAGCTGGACCGCCCCTCGCCCTACATGCTGCTGGTCGCGCCCGTACTCGAGTCACGGCGCGAGGCGGTCGACGCCCGCGGCGACGCGACGGATCTCATCGCGTGGGTCAACCAGAAGCGCTCCGACGTGCCGGCGATCACGCACGTCGACTTCAGCGCCCGCATCCAGACGGTGAGCCGCGAGACCAACCCGCGCTACCACGCGCTGATCCGCGCGTTCGAGGCGCGCACGGGCTACGGCATCGTCGTCAACACGAGCTTCAACGTGCGCGGCGAGCCGATCGTCTGCACGCCCGAGGACGCCTACCGCTGCTTCCGCGCGACCGAGATGGACGTGCTCAGCCTCGGGCCCTTCGTGCTGAAGAAGAGCGCGCAGCCGGGGGACGACGCGGCGTTCGAGCGGCGCTTCGCCGCGGACTGA
- a CDS encoding endo alpha-1,4 polygalactosaminidase, protein MSHARRWVKLLVCLGLLSGCDGAVDAPDAGSRDAAPAALDSGREDASSDAATAEDASTDDASTAPEDAAVDGGPPALSLPPANGALDYQLGDAYPPPDGVVVVSRDREARPAAGIYNICYVNGFQTQPHERAFWTSEHDELLLRDAGGDYVVDPDWDELILDVTTEEKRAALAAIVGGWIDGCADDGFDAIEIDNLDTYARSGGLVTQDQAVAFMRLLSDRAHARGLPIAQKNSTEVLARRVEMGTDFAVAEECNRYDECGDYTAVYGDQVYVIEYRRRDFDAGCRDFPELSTVLRDLQLRGPGAAGYVYDGC, encoded by the coding sequence ATGTCGCACGCGCGCCGCTGGGTGAAGCTTCTGGTCTGCCTCGGGCTTCTCTCCGGCTGCGATGGCGCGGTGGACGCGCCCGACGCCGGGTCCCGGGACGCGGCGCCTGCGGCGCTGGACTCCGGCCGGGAGGACGCCTCGAGCGATGCCGCCACCGCGGAGGACGCCTCGACGGACGACGCGTCGACGGCCCCCGAGGACGCGGCCGTCGACGGCGGCCCGCCCGCCCTGAGCCTGCCTCCGGCCAACGGCGCGCTCGACTATCAGCTCGGCGACGCGTATCCGCCGCCCGACGGAGTGGTGGTCGTCTCGCGCGACCGTGAGGCGAGGCCGGCCGCGGGGATCTACAACATCTGCTACGTGAACGGCTTCCAGACCCAGCCGCACGAGCGCGCGTTCTGGACGAGCGAGCACGACGAGCTGCTGCTCCGCGACGCCGGCGGCGACTACGTCGTCGACCCGGACTGGGACGAGCTGATCCTCGACGTCACCACGGAGGAGAAGCGGGCGGCGCTGGCCGCGATCGTGGGCGGCTGGATCGACGGCTGCGCGGACGACGGCTTCGACGCCATCGAGATCGACAACCTCGACACCTACGCGCGCTCGGGCGGGCTCGTCACGCAGGATCAGGCGGTCGCCTTCATGCGCCTCTTGTCGGACCGAGCCCACGCCCGGGGCCTTCCCATCGCGCAGAAGAACTCGACCGAGGTGCTGGCGCGCCGGGTCGAGATGGGCACCGACTTCGCGGTGGCCGAGGAGTGCAACCGCTACGACGAGTGCGGCGACTACACCGCGGTCTACGGCGACCAGGTCTACGTGATCGAGTACCGCCGCCGCGACTTCGACGCGGGCTGCCGCGACTTCCCGGAGCTGTCGACCGTGCTGCGCGATCTCCAGCTCCGAGGCCCGGGCGCCGCGGGCTACGTCTACGACGGCTGCTGA
- a CDS encoding ATP-binding cassette domain-containing protein → MIHTEKLSLSFGGRPLFENVDIKFTPGNCYGLIGANGAGKSTFLRCLSGELTSYSGQVAIGKGQRLSVLEQDHFAYDEVAALETVIMGHARLHTVMTEKDALYAKPDFSDEDGMRAAELETEFADLDGWNAETNAARLLSSMGVPESKHQLRVKELEDSEKVRVLLAKALFGEPDVLLLDEPTNHLDVDSILWLESFLLDFKNTVIVVSHDRHFLDRICTHIADVDFQKVSLFTGNYTFWYQTSQMALRQRQNANQRKIDKMKELSAFIQRFSANASKSRQATSRKAQLEKITLDDIKPSSRKYPYIVFKTERPLGKEVLFIDGISKTVDGVCLFKDVRVNLSRGEKFVVTGSDLATTTFLEILAGKVEPDEGEVRWGSSVNLGYLPKEYAHFFDTDLNLVDWMRQFSENQEENFVRSFLGRMLFTGDETQKAARVLSGGEKVRCMLARMMLQDPNVLLLDGPTNHLDLESIQAFNDALEKFDGCIAMASHDVQFVDTVVDRVIELDGEQYYDLNTKYEAYLEDEARLARLGRRQG, encoded by the coding sequence ATGATTCACACCGAGAAGCTGTCCCTCTCCTTTGGCGGTCGCCCCCTCTTCGAGAACGTCGACATCAAGTTCACGCCCGGCAACTGCTACGGGCTCATCGGCGCCAACGGCGCGGGCAAGTCCACCTTCCTCCGATGCCTGTCCGGCGAGCTGACCAGCTACTCGGGCCAGGTCGCGATCGGCAAGGGGCAGCGGCTCAGCGTGCTCGAGCAGGACCACTTCGCCTACGACGAGGTCGCGGCGCTCGAGACGGTGATCATGGGGCACGCCCGGCTCCACACGGTGATGACGGAGAAGGACGCGCTCTACGCCAAGCCCGACTTCTCGGACGAGGACGGCATGCGCGCGGCGGAGCTCGAGACCGAGTTCGCCGACCTCGATGGCTGGAACGCGGAGACCAACGCGGCGCGCCTGCTCAGCTCGATGGGCGTGCCCGAGTCGAAGCACCAGCTGCGCGTGAAGGAGCTCGAGGATAGCGAGAAGGTGCGCGTGCTCCTCGCCAAGGCGCTCTTCGGCGAGCCCGACGTGCTGCTCCTCGACGAGCCGACCAACCACCTCGACGTCGACTCCATCCTCTGGCTCGAGTCCTTCCTGCTCGACTTCAAGAACACGGTCATCGTGGTCAGCCACGACCGGCACTTCCTCGACCGCATCTGCACGCACATCGCGGACGTCGACTTCCAGAAGGTCTCCCTCTTCACGGGCAACTACACCTTCTGGTACCAGACGAGCCAGATGGCGCTGCGTCAGCGGCAGAACGCCAACCAGCGCAAGATCGACAAGATGAAGGAGCTGTCGGCCTTCATCCAGCGCTTCAGCGCCAACGCGTCGAAGTCGCGCCAGGCCACGAGCCGCAAGGCGCAGCTCGAGAAGATCACCCTCGACGACATCAAGCCCTCGTCGCGCAAGTACCCCTACATCGTCTTCAAGACGGAGCGGCCCCTCGGCAAGGAGGTGCTCTTCATCGACGGCATCAGCAAGACCGTCGACGGCGTCTGCCTCTTCAAGGACGTGCGGGTGAACCTCAGCCGCGGCGAGAAGTTCGTGGTGACGGGGAGCGATCTCGCGACGACCACCTTCCTCGAGATCCTCGCGGGCAAGGTCGAGCCGGACGAGGGCGAGGTCCGCTGGGGCAGCTCGGTCAACCTCGGCTACCTCCCGAAGGAGTACGCGCACTTCTTCGACACCGACCTGAACCTCGTCGACTGGATGCGTCAGTTCAGCGAGAACCAGGAAGAGAACTTCGTGCGCAGCTTCCTCGGCCGCATGCTCTTCACCGGCGACGAGACCCAGAAGGCGGCGCGCGTCCTCTCCGGTGGCGAGAAGGTCCGCTGCATGCTCGCACGCATGATGCTGCAGGACCCGAACGTGCTCCTGCTCGACGGCCCGACCAACCACCTCGACCTCGAGTCGATCCAGGCCTTCAACGACGCCCTCGAGAAGTTCGACGGCTGCATCGCGATGGCCTCGCACGACGTGCAGTTCGTCGACACCGTGGTCGACCGGGTGATCGAGCTCGACGGCGAGCAGTACTACGACCTCAACACCAAGTACGAGGCGTACCTCGAAGACGAAGCGCGCCTCGCGCGGCTCGGCCGCCGCCAGGGCTGA
- a CDS encoding DUF5989 family protein yields MGRLRYSGKLFGHLWRFAAENKVYWIVPLVVVLGLLALVIFTGQASTPFIYTLW; encoded by the coding sequence ATGGGCAGGCTCCGCTACTCCGGCAAGCTCTTCGGGCACCTCTGGCGCTTCGCGGCGGAGAACAAGGTCTACTGGATCGTCCCCTTGGTGGTCGTGCTGGGCCTGCTCGCGCTGGTGATCTTCACCGGCCAGGCGTCGACCCCTTTCATCTACACGCTGTGGTGA